The DNA sequence CAAAAATGCTCAGTAAAACTTTTGttatatttaacatttcaaaATCAAATGGATTTGGAACATGATACTCCTTAATTTAATACTACAAACATTTACAGTAAAGAGATATATGATCATGTTCACTGTTAGCTTGCAATAAACTCTACACacgcaaaaaaaaattaatacattaaaagTGCTTTTATACACATTTTAGTTTCTACATCTATTTTTGAATACTATTTTAAGTATCCTCACCTAATTGTTTTCTGTCTGTCTTCTCACTCCATTTTAGGGCTCTGACGCTACCGTGTACAAAGACTTCAACACTGCTGACCATGATCAACCCAGCCTGGAGCATATTCCTCATCGGGACTAAAATTGGGCTGTTCCTTCAGGTGGCACCTCTATCAGTTATGGCTAAATCCTGCCCATCCGTGTGCCGCTGTGACGCAGGTTTCATTTACTGTAATGATCGCTTTCTGACATCCATTCCGACAGGAATACCAGAGGATGCTACAACTCTCTACCTTCAGAACAACCAAATAAATAACGCTGGAATTCCTTCGGATTTGAAAAACTTGCTGAAAGTAGAAAGAATATACCTATACCACAACAGTTTAGATGAATTTCCTACCAACCTACCAAAGTATGTAAAAGAGTTACATTTGCAAGAAAATAACATAAGGACTATCACTTACGATTCGCTTTCCAAAATTCCTTATCTGGAAGAATTACATTTAGATGATAACTCAGTGTCTGCTGTTAGCATCGAAGAGGGGGCTTTCCGAGACAGCAACTATCTCCGACTGCTTTTCCTGTCCCGTAATCACCTTAGCACAATCCCCTGGGGTTTGCCCAGGACTATAGAAGAATTACGCTTGGATGATAATCGCATATCCACTATTTCATCACCATCTCTTCAAGGTCTTACTAGCCTCAAACGCCTGGTTTTGGATGGAAACCTGCTGAACAACCATGGTTTAGGTGATAAAGTTTTCTTCAACCTAGTCAACTTAACAGAACTATCCCTGGTACGGAATTCCCTAACTGCTGCACCAGTAAACCTTCCAGGCACAAACCTGAGGAAGCTTTATCTTCAAGATAACCACATCAATCGGGTGCccccaaatgctttttcttatcTAAGGCAGCTGTATCGACTTGATATGTCCAATAACAACCTAAGTAATTTACCTCAGGGTATCTTTGATGATTTAGACAATATAACCCAACTGATTCTTCGCAACAATCCCTGGTATTGTGGGTGCAAGATGAAATGGGTACGTGACTGGCTACAGTCACTACCTATGAAGGTCAATGTGCGTGGGCTTATGTGCCAAGCCCCAGAAAAAGTGCGGGGAATGGCTATTAAGGACCTTAATGCAGAACTGTTTGATTGTAAGGACAGTGCAGTTGTAAGCACCATTCAGATAACCACTGCAATACCCAACACGGTATATCCTGCTCAAGGACAATGGCCAGCTCCAGTGACCAAACAACCAGACATTAAGAACCCCAAGCTCACTAAAGATCAGCGAACCACAGGGAGTCCAgcaagaaaaacaattataattaCTGTGAAATCCGTCACCTCCGACACAATACATATCTCTTGGAAACTTGTCCTACCTATGACTGCTTTAAGACTCAGTTGGCTCAAACTGGGTCATAGCCCAGCATCTGGATCTATAACAGAAACGATCGTAACAGGGGAACGCAATGAATACTTAGTCACAGCCCTGGAGCCTGATTCGCCCTATCGAGTCTGCATGGTTCCCATGGAAACCAGTAACCTCTACCTATTTGATGACACCCGTGTTTGTATTGAGACTGAAACTGCACCCCTTCGAATGTACAACCCTACAACGACCCTTAAtcgagagcaagagaaagaacctTACAAAAATCCCAATTTACCGTTGGCTGCCATCATTGGTGGGGCTGTGGCCCTGGTGACCATCGCCCTTCTTGCTTTAGTGTGCTGGTATGTTCATAGGAATGGATCACTCTTCTCAAGGAACTGTGCATACAGcaaagggaggagaagaaaggatgaCTATGCGGAAGCTGGCACTAAGAAGGACAACTCCATCCTGGAAATCAGGGAGACTTCCTTTCAGATGTTACCGATAAGCAATGAACCAATCTCAAAGGAGGAATTTGTAATACACACCATATTTCCTCCTAATGGAATGAATCTGTACAAAAACAATCACAGTGAAAGCAGTAGTAACCGAAGCTACAGAGACAGTGGTATTCCAGACTCAGATCACTCACACTCATGATGCTGGAGGCCTTGTAGCAGACTGTGTTTCggttttttttaaacctaaggGAGGTGATGGTAGGAACCCTGTTCTACTGCAAAACACTGGAAACAAGAGACTGAAAAAAGCAATGTACTGTACATTTgccatataatttatatttaagaactttttattaaaagtttcaAATTTCAGGTTACTGCTGCGATTGATGTAGTGGAGATGCCTGAACACAATtctatattttagtattttttagtaATTTGTACTGTATTTTCCTTGCAAATATTGAAGTTATAAACCATTTACTTTGTGTTCTACTGAGTAAGATGACTTGTTGACTGTGAAAGTGAATTTCCTTGCTGTGTTGAACAATCAGGACTGAGTTCACATAAGATCCTTGTAGTATAAGCACAGGCCATTTTTCACTTTGgtattaataaaatgtaaaaaaaaaaacctggctggatgagaaaaattaaagttcaAAAAATAGTTATGAAGTAATGTCCAACTATTCAATTTGTATTATCCCAGTggtattcaataaattaaaatatttgtgaagtaaTGGGCAATATCAAACTTGCTGCATATCTCCATTTTTACTCTAAGCAAATTAGATATCCTTAAGAAAGTAAGCATTATCTTCTGAACTGAATACATCAGCTGGCATAAAGGAGTGTGAAGTCTGTTATTAAAACCACTGTTAACAAGGCTTTGAGAATAAAGGACTTCACAAAATCAATAATGTGAGCACGCTTCTAAGTTAGGGGGAAAATTTGTACTTAGGAAACATGAAAACTTAGACTTAATAGTATAATGAACACAAACACCAGAATTGCATTTTGGTTTTGCCTATACCATCCTGATTTTTGAGAAGTGAATTCTAAAGACATAATTGTTAATGTTTATaatgtttttatcataaatgatttcaaaaaagaaacacttaCACGTATTTAAAAAGGTAGTGTAACCATAAGCAATTCCCCTcaaaaatgcagagaaagtaGTACTTTAaataaggaagaatttaaaagaaaaataaatactagaaaTCAAATTTAGATCTGGTTTATGTGAAATGTTTTAACACTGTACATAAAAGTTCAATTTACTTTCACAATGATCAAGAATACTGCCCATTACTGTCACAGTTTTCCACATATTACATAATGAACTTGTAACATTTCTTTCTAGCTTCCTACTGAATTGTGAGCTATTACTTGTTTAAAAACCACATCATTCTTCTgttgccatgattttttttttcccaacaaaaaaaccaaagtgcATTGTACGCCCTTTGGCCAGTCTTGTATGTGCCTTGATCCAACGCTACATGtattcagcttttaaaattcGACAAATTTTTCATACTTccttaaatatgaaaaattatgg is a window from the Meles meles chromosome 16, mMelMel3.1 paternal haplotype, whole genome shotgun sequence genome containing:
- the FLRT3 gene encoding leucine-rich repeat transmembrane protein FLRT3, whose translation is MINPAWSIFLIGTKIGLFLQVAPLSVMAKSCPSVCRCDAGFIYCNDRFLTSIPTGIPEDATTLYLQNNQINNAGIPSDLKNLLKVERIYLYHNSLDEFPTNLPKYVKELHLQENNIRTITYDSLSKIPYLEELHLDDNSVSAVSIEEGAFRDSNYLRLLFLSRNHLSTIPWGLPRTIEELRLDDNRISTISSPSLQGLTSLKRLVLDGNLLNNHGLGDKVFFNLVNLTELSLVRNSLTAAPVNLPGTNLRKLYLQDNHINRVPPNAFSYLRQLYRLDMSNNNLSNLPQGIFDDLDNITQLILRNNPWYCGCKMKWVRDWLQSLPMKVNVRGLMCQAPEKVRGMAIKDLNAELFDCKDSAVVSTIQITTAIPNTVYPAQGQWPAPVTKQPDIKNPKLTKDQRTTGSPARKTIIITVKSVTSDTIHISWKLVLPMTALRLSWLKLGHSPASGSITETIVTGERNEYLVTALEPDSPYRVCMVPMETSNLYLFDDTRVCIETETAPLRMYNPTTTLNREQEKEPYKNPNLPLAAIIGGAVALVTIALLALVCWYVHRNGSLFSRNCAYSKGRRRKDDYAEAGTKKDNSILEIRETSFQMLPISNEPISKEEFVIHTIFPPNGMNLYKNNHSESSSNRSYRDSGIPDSDHSHS